Proteins encoded in a region of the Cygnus olor isolate bCygOlo1 chromosome W unlocalized genomic scaffold, bCygOlo1.pri.v2 SUPER_W7, whole genome shotgun sequence genome:
- the LOC121063020 gene encoding interferon translates to MPGPTALPPTGIYSALALLLLLTPPANAFSCSPLRLHDSAFPWDSLQLLRDMAPSPTQPCPQQHAPCSFPDTLLDTNNTQQAAHTALHLLQHLFDTLSSPSTPAHWLHTTHHDLLNQLQHHIHHLERCFPADATRFHRRGPRNLHLSINKYFGCIQHFLQNHTYSPCAWDHVRLEAHACFQRIHRLTRTMR, encoded by the coding sequence ATGCCTGGGCCCACAGCCCTACCACCAACAGGCATCTACAGCGCCCTGgcgctcctgctcctcctcacGCCTCCCGCCAACgccttctcctgcagccccctgcgcCTCCACGACAGCGCCTTCCCCTGGGacagcctccagctcctccgCGACAtggctcccagccccacacagccctgcCCGCAGCAACACGCGCCTTGCTCCTTCCCGGACACCCTCCTGGACACCAACAACACACAGCAAGCCGCACACACCGCCCTCCACCTCCTCCAACACCTCTTCGACaccctcagcagccccagcacccccgcACACTGGCTCCACACCACACACCATGACCTCCTCaaccagctccagcaccacaTCCACCACCTCGAGCGCTGCTTCCCAGCCGATGCCACGCGCTTCCACAGGCGAGGGCCCCGCAACCTTCACCTCAGCATCAACAAGTACTTCGGCTGCATCCAACACTTCCTCCAGAACCACACCTACAGCCCCTGCGCCTGGGACCACGTCCGCCTCGAGGCTCACGCCTGCTTCCAGCGCATCCACCGCCTCACCCGCACCATGCGCTAA